In a single window of the Deltaproteobacteria bacterium genome:
- a CDS encoding alpha-ketoglutarate-dependent dioxygenase AlkB — protein sequence MTSFEAIPLPDAEISYLAQLPLADTPEAIMQGLITGTAWRAEKIVVWGKTYAQPRLTAWYGNEGIAYTYSGIRLEAQPWTETLRDIKQRVEKLAGVTFNSVLLNYYRNERDSMGLHSDDEPELGRRPTIASLSLGAERMFLLKHKSRKDLKPVRLKLASGSLLLMKGETQHCWKHGIEKMTQPCLPRVNLTFRRVGG from the coding sequence ATGACGAGCTTTGAAGCGATCCCACTGCCCGATGCTGAGATCTCCTACCTGGCGCAACTGCCGCTGGCCGACACGCCAGAAGCGATCATGCAGGGATTGATCACTGGCACCGCCTGGCGCGCCGAAAAGATTGTCGTTTGGGGCAAAACCTATGCGCAGCCGCGGCTGACCGCTTGGTATGGCAACGAGGGAATCGCTTACACCTACTCGGGCATTCGCCTTGAGGCGCAGCCCTGGACCGAAACATTGCGTGACATCAAACAGCGCGTCGAAAAGCTCGCCGGCGTGACATTCAACAGCGTGCTGCTCAATTATTATCGCAACGAGCGCGACAGCATGGGGCTCCACAGCGATGACGAGCCGGAGCTTGGACGCCGACCGACCATCGCGTCTTTGAGCCTCGGCGCGGAGCGCATGTTCCTCTTGAAACACAAGAGCCGAAAAGATCTCAAACCGGTGCGACTGAAGCTTGCCTCCGGCAGTCTGCTGTTAATGAAAGGGGAGACGCAGCACTGCTGGAAACATGGCATCGAAAAAATGACCCAGCCGTGTCTCCCGCGAGTGAACCTGACGTTTCGGCGGGTGGGTGGTTAG
- a CDS encoding acylphosphatase (catalyzes the hydrolysis of acylphosphate), whose translation MAPENQCAVRLKITGRVQGVYYRASTVQQAQALALTGWVMNCPDGSVEAWAEGNREQVKRLIAWCRQGPEGARVTEVAVEWQEPQNYKGFQTRR comes from the coding sequence ATGGCACCCGAAAACCAGTGCGCCGTGCGCCTGAAAATCACCGGCCGCGTCCAAGGCGTCTATTACCGCGCCTCGACTGTGCAGCAAGCGCAGGCTTTAGCGCTCACCGGTTGGGTGATGAACTGTCCCGACGGCTCCGTCGAAGCTTGGGCTGAAGGAAACAGAGAGCAGGTCAAGCGATTGATCGCCTGGTGCCGTCAAGGCCCCGAGGGCGCGCGCGTCACCGAGGTGGCGGTCGAGTGGCAGGAACCGCAGAATTACAAAGGCTTTCAGACCAGGCGTTAA